The Cottoperca gobio chromosome 5, fCotGob3.1, whole genome shotgun sequence region GAGACATACCTCGTACTCAGTGGCAGGTTGAAGGTGTGTTAGGTTGTACTCGTGAACGTCGACGGGGACGCGAGCTGTGTAGGTGATGTGCGGGTTGTCAATCTTCATGGTGGCTGAGGCCCACTTCAGGTTGGAGGACATGACGTTAGAATTGACTTTCCAGGAGACCAGGATGGAGTGCGGCTCGGTCTGCTTGACGTATACTTTCATCACCTCAGCGCTGTCGAGCAGGGTGCCATTTACACGGATGGTGGCGACCCGTGTGTCAGCTCCTTCTGTGTTCTGGGCCACACAGGTGTAACGTCCAGAATCCTCAACCTGCACATGAGACAGCCGCAGGGTCCCCTCATTGTTCAAGTGGTACCGCTCTGACACAGTGTCTATTGTGATTTTTGTCCCAAGAGGAGTCACCCAGTAGATCTCAGGCTCTGGCTCGGACATTGCCCTGCAGTCGAGACTGACACTCATGCCCAGATCGAGGTTCGAGTGGCTGGGGAAGGTGTTGTGGGATATGAGGGGCAGGCATTGCTCCGGGGACTCCAGTAGCCTTACCTCTCGAACCCGCTGGCCTCTGAGTTCTGGTGGGGAGCTGCAAAGCATGGCGAGGGGCTCCATGAAGCGCACGCTGGTCCTGTTGGAACTCATCCACTGAATTACACAGTCACAACGCAATGGGTTGCTATGCAGACTGATCTCCCGCAGATTAGGCAACACCTCTACCGTGTGCTGATAAAGGGCAGTGAGGGCATTGTTGTTGAGCATCAGGCTCTCCAAAGAGGACATATCCCTAAAGGCCAATTTATGCACATAAGACAGTTTAGGGTTGTTGGTAGCCTCCAGCTTTGTCAGTTCTGGGAGGTTGTCCAGAGCATAGCGGTCAATTGAAACTAACTCCATCATATTGTTTATGCCCAGCTCCTTCAGATGTAACATATTCCTGAAATCTCCTTCCTGGATTTTGTGAACTGGGTTTTTGTTTAAATCCAAGAACTTCAGATTGGGAACTTTTTGGAGGGCCAGTTGAGGGATTCTGACCAGTTTGTTGTCATAGAAAGAAATACTTTCAAGGCTATCCAAACCTACGAAAGCATTTGCTGGAACATCAGTGAGGTCCATGCCAGCCAGGACTAAACTCCTCAGGCTTCCTAGAGGCTTAAAGTTCATGTCTAGGAGGCCAAAAACTGGGTTCTCCCCGATCATGAGGATCTCAAGATTAGGTGTTTCTTCAAACCAGCGACTGTCTATGACATGGAGCCTGTTGGAGTTAAGATGAAGGCGCAGCAGGCTGTGCAGGCCTGTAAATGCCCGAGGGGAGATGGAGCTTATCTGATTGTGGTTGATGTAGAGCTCCTGGAGATTGGAGAGGTTTCCCAGGCAGTGGTCTGGCAGCTGGCTAATCTGGTTCTCCTCTAGGTGCAGGGTGGTCAGGTGGTTCATGCTTGTGAGGCCCACAGCTTCCACAGTACTGAAGTTGTTCTGGGATAGGTCCAACTCTGTCAAGTTGAAAAGGGCCTCCAGCTCTCCACTGGTGTGAGATATGGCGTTACTTTGGAGCAGTAACACCTGAGTGTCTGTGGACAGGTTGGTAGGGATGTGCGTTAGCCTCAAGTCATTGCAGTCCACTGTGGTTGCCTCCTTGTAGGTCGACTGGGGGGTGAACCAAGGGCGGACCTCGCATACACACAAATGTGGACATTCTTTGCCATGTATGGGCGACGATAAGGAAATAAATGATCCTATGCACAGCCAGAGCAGAGGAGGCCACGGTTGTGAGCTGAGTGCCatgctgtctgctctctctgctcacaCAAAGATTAGATGAGAGGAAGTCTTCTGGAAAAACGTTTGGAGGGAAGGTTCATGAGCATTAGTCTTCTTTACTGCTAGCTGGATGCTGTAGGCACTATCGAGAGCGGCAATTTCCTATCCAGGACAAAGTTATTTGCAGAAGATCATCTGGTTCAAACTTGACCTCTGCTGATTGTTCTGTCTGTTTTCACTTCCTCACCTTGAGGTTTGAGCctaagagaagacagagagaaagtaaaaTGTTAAAGCCTACAATATAGATATGCAATTTCTTTCTTATCTGGTTGGAAAAGATAGTGAATTAGATCAACTGAATAGATAATGTGATAAAGTAAGAGGGACATATTTGGTTTTCTTGTAGAGGATAACAAATGAGGCAAGTGACAGTTTTTTCCACAGATATATTTGGGAGATCTAAGTTGATGTGTCTAACAGGGCACAATGAATCTGTCAAATGTGTCTTGTTGCCCTGCTATCATGTAAACATTAATTCCCTACCTTTTTAATGAGCTCCTACACAGCCAGACACAGTTGCAGATAAGAATCAGTTTGAGAAAAAGAGTTACTTCTAGATCTTGGCATAAAATGGAGTGAGACCATGCATGCCAAAAAACTACTTAACCATTATGACGTTCTTTTTGTTGAGCTGTTTTTACGAGTGAAAGTTAAAGGTACTGTTTCGACATGGGGAGATAGTTAAAGATAGTTATAGCAATGGAATCTCAAGCTTTTGCACAACATATCTATAATTTGGCTATTCCATTACCAAAAATGTCCATTTACGATAGAGTACGTGTGAACGAGCGAATAGAGTGAAGCAGGCTTCTTCGCTGTGTTTATCAGTATACAAGATGATAAGGATGATATTGGCTCTGCTTCCCTGATGTGTTGTGTATCTGTCTCCTCAGAGATTACCAACATGTTTCGCTGTGCCGGGTAGATTATCTGCATACCAGCTTGGTATCAGTGATCCTCTTGAACGAGTGTGTGGGGTGGGCACAGCCGGCAGCTCTGGCTGTGAGCCCATTACATAACAGGCTTAATAAACACGGAGTGTGTGCTCTTCACTGTTAATCACTCACTACTTATGATACAGGCCCATGGGAAGCAGTCATACACATTTTACGCCATGCAGAGCTCTGCTGTGTGCGCACCATACTCTTCAGGATTGGTCAAagagagatgagcagagagagatTGGAAGGAACTGACAGGCCGAGCCCCCGAAGGAATTGTAATATTTTACACTTTCGCTTTCATTTGTCAATTTTGTGACACCAACTCCCAGAAACGTCTGTAGGGATGACACGTACAGACTCAGTTCTCACAAGCAGATATGATTTTATGAGCAATGGGGATCTTTGAATAAATCCTCAAATGTATCCATGTATATTAAACTCTTGTGTGATTACTTTGATTTTCGTATTTTAAtgagttaaaaaaatatatatatataatgactaAACGTTCATGTGGATGCAGGTGCatttgggggaggggggtgcgTTGcgtaaatgtattttagttcacccctctcctttcctccactctgtctgtgactgtaggtgtgtgtcgccgcccttcgcaaagtacagcggaggaggggatgtgaatggcaaagcaaaaaactaaattgtaataaaaactttaattattattattattttttaattgctttatctacaaacaattttgcgaccccccccccccccccctgcagtacctgcacaccccctgttgaagacctatggacTAGAGCGAAAGACAGACTCTTGGCTTTCTCTCACTCACTAACCACAGCTTCCAGTCTGACTCACACTCATAGAAATGCACTTTTATCCTCATGCATGAACTGAGGTAGAGCATCCAGTGTGCGTGTCAGTGCAACGGTAAGAGATAGTTGGTTGTATTTTGTTTCACATCAAAACTGACAAGTTTCTCCAATATTAACATAAAATTGATACagattgttttctctctcctttcatgtGCTGACTGTTCGCGCCCTGCGATGTGTTGACACCACCTCACAGTTTTTCCTCTGCATTTGCATGTATAATAGTATAAAAGGAGCTCAGCCAATACAAAATGAAACGCTTTGCtatggagaaaaacaacatcagGAGATTGTTTCTAGAAACGTAAACATGCCAGAAGAGTTGCACTGCGCTGTAAAAGCAGAGGACATTTTAAGCTTTCAAGCATCACAGCTCATCCTTGTTTCTTCCTCTTTAGGTGAACGCATATGGTGCCTGGTATCAGGTGGCTGGTCTCTGCAATGACCCGGTCACACTCAAATGGATCTAACTGATTCCCTTAGTGGGGCTCAAGTGTGGCAGCAGGGATCTGCACCTTCTCTTGGCTCTATCCGTAGATCCGAACCGCCTTTTTAATCATCCATAATGCAGTTTCTCAAACAatcttttcaaatgtctttCAATTAAACTACTTGCCTGTCGATATACTGTGCCTTGGAATATAGAGATTAACTTGGTAATACAtttgtctgtcctctctcctcctccatgtgtTGCGCTGCTCGGGTATTAAATCGGAGGAGACAGGCGGAGTAATCGCTGCTTTCATGCTGAGCCCATAAAACTCAGACACCTGGCACCAGGTTTCTGGCAGACTGGCAGCGCGATGGGGGTCTGCATCCGTTCCCACCTATCTCTCactgtgtgtacgtgttgaCCTTATTGACCCAAGGAAGCTCTGCTGAGCACATATGCTCTTTTTCAATGATCGCCTTCTTCAAAATCACTGCAGTACACAAATTCATTCTCATAAGTACACCCACAGATGGCTATTGTTAGCCATAGAGAAGCGCCACGCAAGTGTTTGGAGTAAACTATTGTGTTTGCTAACCAAATACTTAATCCCTCACCGGCTTCCCACCTGTTGGCTCTGACATCTACATCATACATAATTTACATTGTGCAGAACATAACTTTCATGTAGATGAACTCATTCACAATTGACTTGTTACCTTttacctacagtacagtacaacacCTCAGACTTCCACTTTGACATAGTGGTTTAAAACCGATAgtacatacacatactgtatgcttactgtaaatgcatctggtaatgtgtgtgtgagtgctgctACATTATTTagatcaaacaaaacaaaaaagtcatGGTAAGGGTAAAGAAAGGGAAACtgattattgtatatattagcACCCACTAATAGCACCCATCTAACTGTCAAAACACACCGATGCGTGTGTCATTATTACTGTTGGTTGATACAATCTGAAAACACcagtttggtttataaaatagCTCTGACAATTATTTCCTCATCGCTACTGTACAAATAATATTGAAAACTGAAATCCCACAGGAGCGAGCTTTGTTATAGTTTTCTGTACAGAATCACGTTGGTGGGACAACATTTTAGTGAACTCTTGTTCTCTGGGATTGCACCAAAGTCTAGATCTCACATTACTGTAATTCTCAACCAGGAAAAGTTGCGTATAAGCACCTTTATCCTGAAAATCTATAGCTAATCTTGTGGCTGAGGCCGCATTCAACAAGGACACTATAGGTAGCCAGCTTtaaaatgcatgcatacatatgtATCTACTCTGCACACATCTCCACAATGCCACAAAATAAGCATTCTGGTTCCCTACTCGTTGACTCACGATGCACAGACCACTGGAAACAGACAAATCCTTCTCCAGCTTGGAATTATCTAGCTGTCTAAATTGAAGCCTCCAGCAGGAGGGCTTTACTCCCTTTGCTCACCCAATCCGTATGAGGTTTTAATCCAagtacacattacacatttaaaacacacacactcgtctaCTAATACCACACGTGCAGTAGCTGATATTTTCCACTGGGTTCTCATAAAGCTTCGGAGGATCACTGGCCCTGAGGTTCAAAGCGAGATGTAATTGTGGGACGTAATGAGCTTTGTTTGCTTCATGCTGAGGCCTTTGAAATTCAGTTATAAGACAGGATCTCTGGACAATACAGGGAGCAATGGAGGTAATCAAAATcactaaagaaacacagacCTGCAGTCTGATGCGGGGAGCGTTTCTCTTTAGATCTGTGAATtgtaggtgtttgtgtgtgcaggcggCAGTCACTCCTTGTTTTGAAGGACTTGTAAAAATGATGTCTCTTATggtttgaaaacatttcattggACTTGATTTGACACTTTCTAAGAGATTAGATGTAGTGCTGCTAATACTACACTTCCCCACGTGCCACTGGTGCAGCCAGGAGGGACCTCACTTGATAGCACACTGCATCATTTTTCATAGAAAGCTATGCTTTTGCCCCCTCTTCTGGGGGATTTTTTTACAGGGTGCAAAATGTAAGCAGTGTTTCTAAATCAGCAGGCGCACAACAGGCTCACAGACATGCTATCACCATAGCAACGGCTATGCCACAGGCATGTCTGTTTCATAACCAAATGAGAAGACATGAGAAGACAGCTATTAGTGCCATCAGGCAGCTAAAGATACATAACAATGAGAACTGCGACTGGTACGAGAAGAGCACAGTACAACCACATCATGCACATATGCTCAAATGTCTGACTCTAATAATATATTTCCAGATTTCTAAAGCAACAGTTTTACTC contains the following coding sequences:
- the LOC115008913 gene encoding leucine-rich repeat neuronal protein 1-like, which produces MALSSQPWPPLLWLCIGSFISLSSPIHGKECPHLCVCEVRPWFTPQSTYKEATTVDCNDLRLTHIPTNLSTDTQVLLLQSNAISHTSGELEALFNLTELDLSQNNFSTVEAVGLTSMNHLTTLHLEENQISQLPDHCLGNLSNLQELYINHNQISSISPRAFTGLHSLLRLHLNSNRLHVIDSRWFEETPNLEILMIGENPVFGLLDMNFKPLGSLRSLVLAGMDLTDVPANAFVGLDSLESISFYDNKLVRIPQLALQKVPNLKFLDLNKNPVHKIQEGDFRNMLHLKELGINNMMELVSIDRYALDNLPELTKLEATNNPKLSYVHKLAFRDMSSLESLMLNNNALTALYQHTVEVLPNLREISLHSNPLRCDCVIQWMSSNRTSVRFMEPLAMLCSSPPELRGQRVREVRLLESPEQCLPLISHNTFPSHSNLDLGMSVSLDCRAMSEPEPEIYWVTPLGTKITIDTVSERYHLNNEGTLRLSHVQVEDSGRYTCVAQNTEGADTRVATIRVNGTLLDSAEVMKVYVKQTEPHSILVSWKVNSNVMSSNLKWASATMKIDNPHITYTARVPVDVHEYNLTHLQPATEYEVCLTVSNIHLQTHKSCVNVTTRSATFALDLSDQHPSAAVLAVMATMLAFLSLATVSVYVARRWKRKNYHHSLKKYMLKTSSIPLNELYPPLINLWEADGEKDKDGSTEGKPSPVDTTRSYYMW